Proteins from a genomic interval of Piscinibacter sp. HJYY11:
- a CDS encoding VOC family protein, whose protein sequence is MPACRIDHITITSPTLAAGSDLVFDCLGLRPQPGGEHARMGTHNLLLRLGDALFLEVIAINPAAARPSRSRWFDLDRLSPASEPRLACWVARTEDIHASLERSPEPLGQAEPMSRGALEWLISIPEDGHLPLGGAVPALIQWHTETHPAVGLRDVGCTLVALELWHPAPASVRAVLDELQLAEPGVTVSVGEAAVPRLVALIQTPQGLRRIGAPAPPLHR, encoded by the coding sequence ATGCCGGCCTGTCGCATCGATCACATCACGATCACCTCGCCGACGCTCGCGGCAGGCAGTGATCTTGTCTTCGATTGCCTGGGGCTCCGTCCGCAGCCAGGGGGTGAGCATGCGCGCATGGGCACGCACAACCTGCTGCTGCGGCTGGGTGATGCGCTCTTTCTCGAGGTCATCGCCATCAACCCTGCGGCCGCGCGACCTTCGCGCTCGCGGTGGTTCGACCTGGACCGGCTGTCGCCCGCCAGTGAACCTCGGCTTGCGTGCTGGGTCGCCCGCACCGAGGACATCCACGCGTCGTTGGAGAGGAGTCCCGAGCCGCTGGGCCAAGCGGAGCCCATGTCTCGAGGGGCGCTCGAATGGCTCATCTCCATTCCTGAAGACGGCCATCTGCCGCTCGGAGGCGCAGTGCCCGCGCTGATCCAGTGGCACACCGAGACGCATCCTGCTGTGGGTCTGCGGGACGTGGGATGCACGCTCGTGGCCCTGGAGTTGTGGCATCCGGCCCCGGCCTCCGTGCGCGCGGTGCTTGATGAGCTCCAGCTGGCCGAGCCCGGCGTCACGGTGTCGGTCGGTGAGGCCGCGGTCCCTAGGCTCGTGGCGCTCATCCAGACGCCGCAAGGCCTTCGGCGCATCGGCGCACCTGCCCCTCCGTTGCATCGTTAG
- a CDS encoding DUF2784 domain-containing protein: MLRLQTYQTLADLVLVLHVALVLFVVGGLVLIVLGNLRGWSWVNAWWFRLAHLATIAIVVAEAWWGIECPLTTLERWLREQARDSTYAGSFIEHWLQALLFWQAPPWVFTTAYTLFGLAVVAAWWRFPPKRRSAT; encoded by the coding sequence ATGCTCCGTCTCCAGACCTACCAAACGCTGGCCGACCTCGTGCTCGTGCTGCACGTGGCGCTCGTGCTCTTCGTGGTGGGCGGCCTGGTGCTGATCGTGCTGGGCAACCTGCGCGGCTGGTCGTGGGTGAACGCCTGGTGGTTCAGGCTTGCGCACCTCGCGACCATCGCCATCGTGGTCGCCGAGGCGTGGTGGGGCATCGAATGCCCACTGACCACGCTCGAGCGATGGCTGCGAGAGCAGGCGCGCGACAGCACCTACGCCGGCAGCTTCATCGAGCACTGGCTGCAGGCGCTGCTCTTCTGGCAGGCGCCACCGTGGGTCTTCACCACCGCCTACACGCTCTTCGGCCTGGCGGTCGTCGCGGCGTGGTGGCGCTTCCCCCCGAAACGACGCTCAGCGACGTGA
- a CDS encoding co-chaperone YbbN, producing the protein MSDTPSSSAPLLVACLCAEWCGTCRDYRGIFEEAAQAHADMRFVWVDIEDESELVDPVEVENFPTLLVSDADGVRFFGTVLPHKDTLWRLLRNERERGRAGAHPDADVQALARRLWSRR; encoded by the coding sequence ATGTCTGACACGCCTTCCTCCTCTGCACCGCTGTTGGTGGCCTGCCTGTGCGCGGAATGGTGCGGCACCTGCCGCGACTACCGCGGGATCTTCGAGGAGGCCGCACAGGCCCATGCGGACATGCGCTTCGTGTGGGTGGACATCGAAGACGAGTCCGAGCTCGTCGACCCGGTCGAGGTGGAAAACTTTCCCACCTTGCTGGTCAGCGATGCCGATGGCGTGCGCTTCTTCGGCACGGTGCTGCCGCACAAGGACACGCTGTGGCGGCTGCTGCGCAACGAGCGCGAGAGAGGCCGCGCCGGTGCGCACCCCGATGCGGACGTGCAGGCGCTCGCGCGCCGGCTCTGGTCACGTCGCTGA